The window TCCGACTCGAGGCAACGCAGGACGAGTACGACTGGCGTGTCGAGACAACTGAAGGAACCGAACACCTTGCAACAGCGCCGACGAAGTACCTCGCGACGGAAGTTGCGGGCGGCTTTACTGGTGTCTATCTCGGCCCGTATGCGACCGGCAACGGCAACGAGTGCGACCAGCCCGCCCACTTCGAGTCGTTTGCATATCGCTCATCGGAGTAGCCGGTCGCAATCGTTCGAACCGCAAGAAAGAATTTTAGTCGGTAACGACCGAGACGATCCCATCGAAGTTGAGGATCACGCCCTGTGCCGTATCGCCGAAGATTGCTTTCCCGGTCGGCGAGCGCTGTCGACCAGCGATGAAGATGTGATCACAGTCGTGTTCGGTTGCCGAAGCGACAATCCGCTGGGCTTCCGGTTCGCCATCGAGAACGACACAAAGGGGCTCGTACTCGACCTCGAGACCATCGAGTTCTTCTCTGGCGATATCGCGTGCGAACTGGCGGCCGCTTTCGTTGATATCCGTCGACGGATAGGACGTGCCTTCCACGTCTGCAATCGTCGACATCGTCTCGAGGTCGGCCTCGTACTCGTCTTTGTCCATCGTTACGAGCAAGACGAGCGAGGCATCGACGCCGGCTGCAAGCGATCCGGCTTCTCGAACTAATCGTCTGGCGCCATCGGCTGAGTCGACTACAACGAGTGCGCGATCCATACCCACCCCGTCACACTCACTCGAAATAAATATTTGGCCGTCGGCACGCGAGTACGGTGAGTGTCCGAGTGTGGGAGACACCGTAGCGGTGCCTGTGTGAGCAGTGGACGTGAATGAATTTCGATACCTTGTACGTGAAAAGCGCAGAACGACGAAACGACAGAGTCGCGT is drawn from Natronolimnobius sp. AArcel1 and contains these coding sequences:
- a CDS encoding universal stress protein, coding for MDRALVVVDSADGARRLVREAGSLAAGVDASLVLLVTMDKDEYEADLETMSTIADVEGTSYPSTDINESGRQFARDIAREELDGLEVEYEPLCVVLDGEPEAQRIVASATEHDCDHIFIAGRQRSPTGKAIFGDTAQGVILNFDGIVSVVTD